Within the Immundisolibacter sp. genome, the region GACCCTGCCAGGATGGCGCAGGCCGCCGGTCAGGGAATGCGCCCCTGCGCATCGCCCACCGAAGTCGCCGCGACGTGCAGACTCCTGATCCTTGCCCTGCCGCAATCCAGCGTCGTCGAACAGGTACTTTTCGGCGACGATGGTGTCGCCGCCGCTGACAATCGGGGCCTGCTGGTCATAGACACCACCAGCGGCTATCCGGAGCAGACCCGCGAATTCGCGGCCCGGCTGAGCGCACGCGGCATGCGGCTGATGGATGCGGCGATCACTGGCGAGCGTGGTGGTGCGCTTGCAATCCCGGAACGAAACCTCACGTTCATCATCGGCGGGGCAGCCGAGGATGTCGCGCTGGCCCGCCCGGTGCTCGACCACTTCTGCAGCCATCTGTTTCACCTCGGCCCGCTGGGTGCCGGCCAGATCGCCAAGATGGTGAACAACATGGTGTGCGCGGTGGTAGGCGTTGGCCTGATCGAAGGTTTGCTGGTCGCCGCCAGGCACGGCGTCGACTATCAGTCGGTCGCAGAAGTGCTGGATCACGGCACCGGCGCGAGCTTCTGGACCCACAACCGCGGCTTGCTGAACCCGGAACCGATGAAGGGCGGCTTCTATGTCGGCTTGATGACCAAGGATCTGCGCCAGATGTCGCAGATATCACATGCCAGCGCGGTGCCCAATCCCCTGGGCGAAGCCGTCTATCATCTGTATCAGTTGTTTTGCCGCGATCTGGGCTATTACGGCGGCATCGCGCAGAAGATCGAGGTCATGCAGCGTTGGGCCGGCATTACCCTGGATGGCCGGGAATTAGGTCTCGAAGCTCTGGAATAGCGCTCTGATCACCGCACTTAGCGGCACGGCAGAAGTTCCTCACCCATGCCGAAGATCCCGGCCGGATCTTCGCGCCAGTGGCCAAAGCAACAACCAATCGGCGACTGGCAGTCGCTCCACACAGCGTCGGTCACGGGTGACCGTTGATACGCACCGATCCTCATCCGGACCCTAGCCGCGATCTGGCAGCTACTCGACGCCGGTGCCGGCAACGCCAGGCAGTCGCAGGCGCGCACCTGGCCAAGGAGGTCGCGTTGCGGTCGAGCCTGAATGCAGGCCCGCCTTGTTCAGTGGCAACAAATACCCCGGGTACAGCGAGCTGGGGCGCTCCTAATCGGCAAGCCCCTCATCACCACCCTGTCCTTGCGGTATGGGCCAGCCAGCGGGTCGCCCGACTTTTTTGGCCACTTCGTCCGCCGGAAGGGCCGGATCCCACCACTGGCCGATAAACCGCTGACAGGTCGTTTTGCTGGACGCATCCGACATCAGCCAGACAATGGGCGCCGCCATCACGCTCGGTGACACGAGTTTGTTGCCGGGACCGCGCAATCCGGTTCCGGGGGCATCCGGGATCAGCCTGGTATCGGCCGCGCCGCCCGGAATCAGCACGTTTACCGTAACGCCACTGCCGTCCAGGTCCCGCGACCAAATCATCGTGGCAGTCTCCAAAGCCGCCTTGGTCTGCCCGTAGGGAGACATGCGCGGCCGCTGCATGGTGCCGTAACTGGTGGTGACGTTGACGATGCGGCCCGCCTTCGCTTTAAGCATGTGCGGTACCGCAGCCCGTGCCATGAAGAACGGTCCGTTCAGATTTACGTCAATCACCTGGCGCCAGCCTGCCGGTTGCAACTCGTAAAACGGTGGCGGCGGCATCACGGCCACACCGTTCTCGTGATAGCCGATGCCGGCACAATTGACCAGTCCGAACAAGCTGCCGAAGTGCTCCACCGTTGCGGCAACCGTATCCTGCGCTGAGGACGCATCCGTCACATCAGTGGGGATGTGCCTGATCCGCTCCGCCAGGCCCTTGTGCCTGGCCTCGGCGAGGGCTTCATCGGCGTGCACTTGATTGACCTCGGCGATTACCACGCGCGCACCCGCTTCGGCCAATGCGATGGACATGACGCGCCCCAGCCCACTGCCACCGCCGGTAACAATGATTGCGCGATCAGAAAGTTGAGCCTGCATGCTGCCTCTCCGTTGCCCCGGGATGACCGTCCCGGACGACCGCTATCGATATCACCGAGCGCCGACCAAACCCGTCCCGGCTTTCTCAGCCTCGAACGAAAAAGTAGTTTTCAATGGCTCACAGAAACAATGGCCTACAGCCATTACTTCAGGCCGTACCTCTCTGCACGACGGGAACCACAGCTTGAACCAGCGGCCCCCTACGTCTCGGCAAATACTGCGCAAGCAACTGATCGCGCCAGGGGGCGCTCGCTCTCGACATCGCATTGATCGCCCGGCGTAACCCTATTGCGGGCGGTTCAAATGACGCCCAGCTCCTTCAGGCGCCCGCGTAGCCATTCTTTCTTCTCCGGTGTTACCTGACGAATCGGCGAACGCATGACGCCCATCGCCAGGCCCATCGCCTCGTACCAGGCTTTCAGGTTGCCCAGCAAGGTGGCATAGGTGAAGTTGCCGGCCAGGGGTGCCAGCATGATTTCGTCGGCCAGATCCCGCACCGGCGTGAGTTCTGTCCACTTCTCGAAGGCCGCGTCCCACTGGCCGGCGCGGGCCAGGGCCGTGTACTCCTCAAGCAAATGGCGCTTCTTGCCATAGGCAATGTGATGGAAGGCGCCGTACAGCACCTGCCCGCCGTGGCGCAGGTCGTTCAACCAATGGGTTTCGATCGGGTCACTGACGATGAAATCGTCCCCCACCATGCGTCGCAGCTTGACCGAGTCGACGTGGTTCAAGCTGCCCTGCTTCATGCCCACGTAACTTGGAATCTCCGCCAGCCGGCGACACAGGTCCAGGCTGATCAGATGGCCGGACACCATGGAGCGGTAAAACAAAAGCGCCAGGTTCGAGTGATCGGCCAGGTATTTGAAGTAGTCGTAGATTTCCTGGTCCGAGCGCAGCTGTACGATGGGCGTGACCACCTCGGCCGCCACGTAGCCGAGCTTCTCGACAAAGTTCAGCTTCTCCATCGCCTGATGGACGCTCTGGTCGAAGATGATCGTATGCAACGGAATGCGCCCGTCGGCTGCCTCGGCGATGACTTCGTGGTAACGCATCCACTCGGTTACCGATGTGTTCCAGCACTCCGCGACAAAGCCGCCAACCACAAGACCGCTCTCGCCGATGTCGATGTAGTACTCGGTATTGCGCCGCAGGCCGTCCTCATCAAGGCTGTCGTCGGGCAGGAATGGCGTGCACGGGCAGTCGTACCAGTCTCGGAGAGTCTGCTTGGCCCAGGTCTTGGCTTCCGATTTGGTGAATGGCAGTTGCGTGGGCATGGTGAGTTCTCTGTTTGGTTTGGGGGTATGCGTTACATCGCGTCGACAATCAACAGATTCATGTCGACTGCACGGTCGCGGATGATCTTCAGCGGCTGGTAGTCCGGGTCGGCAAGCCAGGCGTCGACCGCCTCGCGGCTGGGGAAACGGAACACTATCGCTGAGTCGGCCGGCT harbors:
- a CDS encoding SDR family NAD(P)-dependent oxidoreductase, producing MQAQLSDRAIIVTGGGSGLGRVMSIALAEAGARVVIAEVNQVHADEALAEARHKGLAERIRHIPTDVTDASSAQDTVAATVEHFGSLFGLVNCAGIGYHENGVAVMPPPPFYELQPAGWRQVIDVNLNGPFFMARAAVPHMLKAKAGRIVNVTTSYGTMQRPRMSPYGQTKAALETATMIWSRDLDGSGVTVNVLIPGGAADTRLIPDAPGTGLRGPGNKLVSPSVMAAPIVWLMSDASSKTTCQRFIGQWWDPALPADEVAKKVGRPAGWPIPQGQGGDEGLAD
- a CDS encoding dihydrodipicolinate synthase family protein, encoding MPTQLPFTKSEAKTWAKQTLRDWYDCPCTPFLPDDSLDEDGLRRNTEYYIDIGESGLVVGGFVAECWNTSVTEWMRYHEVIAEAADGRIPLHTIIFDQSVHQAMEKLNFVEKLGYVAAEVVTPIVQLRSDQEIYDYFKYLADHSNLALLFYRSMVSGHLISLDLCRRLAEIPSYVGMKQGSLNHVDSVKLRRMVGDDFIVSDPIETHWLNDLRHGGQVLYGAFHHIAYGKKRHLLEEYTALARAGQWDAAFEKWTELTPVRDLADEIMLAPLAGNFTYATLLGNLKAWYEAMGLAMGVMRSPIRQVTPEKKEWLRGRLKELGVI
- a CDS encoding DUF1330 domain-containing protein — protein: MAVIMLATQKVKDWDLLAEYRKGAGPIVRRHGGELLGRSNTPECLHGEPADSAIVFRFPSREAVDAWLADPDYQPLKIIRDRAVDMNLLIVDAM